One Kribbella sp. NBC_00662 genomic region harbors:
- the trxA gene encoding thioredoxin, with the protein MSELRTVDEATFDEVVLRSEKPVLVDFWAEWCPPCHQIAPVLAQIAAERADRMTVVKLNSDENPSISARYRVMALPTLILFHHGEMIWSVVGARPKARLQKELDDALLTAV; encoded by the coding sequence ATGAGCGAACTGCGTACCGTCGACGAGGCCACCTTCGACGAGGTCGTACTGCGGTCCGAGAAGCCTGTACTCGTGGACTTCTGGGCCGAGTGGTGCCCGCCGTGCCATCAGATCGCACCGGTGCTGGCCCAGATCGCCGCCGAACGCGCCGATCGGATGACCGTGGTGAAACTGAACTCCGACGAGAACCCGTCCATCTCCGCCCGGTACCGCGTGATGGCGCTACCGACTCTCATCCTGTTCCACCACGGCGAGATGATCTGGTCCGTCGTCGGCGCCCGCCCGAAGGCCCGCCTCCAGAAGGAACTCGACGACGCCCTCCTCACCGCCGTCTAG
- a CDS encoding GNAT family N-acetyltransferase, producing the protein MGVRVLGPRDLAAARAVIARDPVVNVFVDSLVQASGLDPRRGAEVWGYVDKGALEALCHAGGNMVPVGADDAALRAFAAYAMRRGRNCFQILGQARAVDQLWSILEPHWGPAREVRDDQPFMVIEGSPLIAPDPLVRAVEPVELPVLYPACVAMYTEEVGVPPQTGPDGTFYRSRVAELIRAGRAFARIEDGRVVFKAEVGSVGSGVCQIQGVWVDPEYRGRGLAAPGMAAVVELARQIAPVVTLYVNAFNLPARAAYERVGFRTIETFATILF; encoded by the coding sequence GTGGGCGTACGGGTTCTCGGTCCTCGTGACCTCGCGGCGGCGCGCGCGGTCATCGCCCGCGATCCAGTCGTGAATGTGTTCGTCGACAGCCTCGTGCAGGCATCCGGACTCGACCCCCGGCGCGGTGCCGAGGTCTGGGGGTACGTCGACAAGGGCGCGCTCGAGGCCCTGTGTCACGCCGGTGGCAACATGGTCCCGGTCGGCGCTGACGACGCGGCGCTGCGCGCGTTCGCGGCGTACGCGATGCGCCGGGGGCGGAACTGCTTCCAGATCCTCGGGCAGGCTCGCGCGGTCGACCAGCTGTGGAGCATCCTCGAGCCGCACTGGGGTCCGGCCCGCGAGGTCCGCGACGACCAGCCGTTCATGGTGATCGAGGGGTCGCCGTTGATCGCGCCGGATCCGCTGGTGCGTGCGGTGGAGCCGGTCGAGTTGCCGGTCCTGTATCCGGCCTGCGTGGCGATGTACACCGAGGAGGTCGGCGTACCGCCGCAGACCGGCCCGGACGGGACGTTCTACCGGTCGCGGGTCGCGGAGCTGATCCGGGCCGGGCGCGCGTTCGCGCGGATCGAGGACGGACGGGTCGTGTTCAAGGCCGAGGTCGGGTCGGTCGGTTCCGGCGTGTGCCAGATCCAGGGCGTGTGGGTCGACCCGGAGTACCGCGGCCGTGGCCTCGCTGCGCCCGGGATGGCTGCCGTGGTCGAGCTGGCCCGGCAGATCGCGCCGGTGGTGACGCTCTACGTGAACGCCTTCAACCTGCCGGCGCGCGCGGCGTACGAGCGGGTCGGCTTCCGCACGATCGAGACGTTCGCGACGATTCTGTTCTGA
- a CDS encoding GNAT family N-acetyltransferase has product MIAVRRAELSDVDAIRQIGLTTWPVAYAGLVPEAFITHGLAEWWSVEAVERGISRGITLVAADGDALVGMVGLGREEDFWVMWKLYVLPDHQGKGVGKALLDAAIAALPDGTPELLLDVLVANDQAIGFYRSQGFTEAKRTPDRDLGVELMWMVIDLDRT; this is encoded by the coding sequence ATGATCGCCGTACGGCGTGCCGAGCTCAGCGACGTCGACGCGATCCGGCAGATCGGTCTGACGACCTGGCCGGTGGCGTACGCCGGACTCGTGCCGGAAGCCTTCATCACCCACGGACTGGCCGAGTGGTGGTCCGTCGAGGCAGTCGAGCGCGGCATCAGCAGAGGCATCACGCTCGTAGCGGCGGACGGCGACGCCCTGGTCGGCATGGTCGGGCTGGGTCGTGAAGAAGACTTCTGGGTGATGTGGAAGCTGTATGTGCTCCCCGATCACCAGGGCAAGGGCGTCGGCAAGGCACTCCTGGACGCCGCGATCGCGGCGCTTCCGGACGGTACGCCGGAACTCCTGCTCGACGTCCTGGTCGCCAATGACCAGGCGATCGGCTTCTACCGCAGTCAAGGCTTCACCGAGGCGAAGCGGACCCCGGACCGCGATCTCGGTGTGGAATTGATGTGGATGGTCATTGACCTCGACCGCACCTGA
- a CDS encoding cyclase family protein → MSVLSALVAALADESVEVVDLTSPLSASTPVIQLPPEFGQTARFALEEISRYDDRGPAWYWNNFTSGEHTGTHFDAPNHWVTGKDLADIASVPANRLIAPAVVLDFTAEVEKNPDFLVEVDHLKAWEADNVPLPAGGWLFVRTGWDARSHSQEAFLNADENGPHTPGLSPECARWVAQESPVLGMGVETVGTDAGKAHSFDPPFPCHSYLMGSDKYGLTQLQNLAQLPPTGAVIIAGPLPIVGGSGAPARVLALVERG, encoded by the coding sequence ATGTCGGTTCTGTCGGCACTCGTTGCAGCGCTTGCGGATGAGTCGGTCGAGGTGGTGGATCTGACGTCGCCGCTGTCGGCGTCGACGCCCGTGATCCAGCTGCCGCCGGAGTTCGGCCAGACGGCGCGGTTCGCACTCGAGGAGATCAGCAGGTACGACGACCGCGGGCCGGCCTGGTACTGGAACAACTTCACCAGCGGCGAGCACACCGGCACGCACTTCGACGCGCCGAACCACTGGGTCACCGGCAAGGACCTCGCCGATATCGCGTCGGTCCCGGCGAACCGGCTGATCGCACCGGCCGTCGTACTCGACTTCACTGCCGAGGTCGAGAAGAACCCCGACTTCCTCGTCGAGGTCGACCACCTCAAGGCCTGGGAGGCGGACAACGTCCCGCTGCCCGCCGGCGGCTGGCTCTTCGTCCGCACGGGGTGGGACGCGCGATCGCATTCGCAGGAGGCGTTCCTCAACGCCGACGAGAACGGACCGCACACGCCGGGCCTGTCGCCCGAGTGCGCGCGATGGGTCGCGCAGGAGTCGCCGGTCCTCGGCATGGGCGTCGAGACCGTCGGCACCGACGCGGGCAAGGCGCACTCGTTCGACCCGCCGTTCCCGTGCCACTCGTACCTGATGGGCAGTGACAAGTACGGTCTGACACAGCTGCAGAACCTGGCCCAGCTCCCACCGACCGGCGCTGTCATCATCGCCGGACCGTTGCCGATCGTCGGCGGATCCGGCGCTCCCGCCCGCGTGCTCGCGCTGGTCGAACGCGGATGA
- a CDS encoding VOC family protein, with protein MSSVTIRPLRFTADVEGMRAFLQTLGLRSRIESERGGWIDMLTGHGMVALHDAASSSTGGQPGQTNLSFEADKIDELRDRLEQVGFVDATVFDEAYGRVLSVTGPDGVVIWVDERADDLYGYKVHDARPDERWSVTPYLIGAEESAWRRFFEGVGIDTPVRFGPADGDFAVRLDLSTTEDLNEVQSRLDGYDVKRTATGLEIVDPDGQLVVVHG; from the coding sequence ATGAGCAGCGTGACGATCAGGCCGTTGCGGTTCACGGCCGACGTGGAAGGGATGCGGGCGTTCCTGCAGACGCTCGGGCTGCGGTCGCGGATCGAGTCCGAGCGCGGCGGCTGGATCGACATGCTGACCGGTCACGGCATGGTCGCGCTGCACGACGCGGCGAGCAGTAGCACCGGCGGACAGCCGGGGCAGACCAACCTGTCGTTCGAGGCGGACAAGATCGATGAGTTGAGAGACCGGCTGGAGCAGGTCGGATTCGTCGACGCAACTGTCTTCGACGAGGCGTACGGGCGCGTGCTGTCGGTGACCGGCCCGGACGGCGTCGTCATCTGGGTCGACGAGCGGGCAGATGACCTGTACGGGTACAAGGTGCACGACGCGCGTCCGGACGAGCGCTGGTCGGTCACGCCGTACCTGATCGGTGCGGAAGAGTCGGCCTGGCGCCGTTTCTTCGAGGGCGTTGGCATAGACACCCCCGTGCGGTTCGGGCCTGCGGACGGCGACTTCGCAGTACGGCTCGACCTCAGCACCACCGAGGACCTGAACGAGGTCCAGAGCCGGCTGGACGGCTATGACGTCAAGCGGACGGCGACAGGGCTCGAGATCGTGGATCCGGACGGGCAGTTGGTCGTGGTGCACGGATGA
- a CDS encoding MFS transporter, translated as MTTVMPDRLRDDPDFRRYWTARALSITGSMVTAIALPVLVYRLSGSTVLTAVVTALESAPYLLAGLFAGALADRWNRRRTMVTADCVNAVLVGSVPVAHLLGVLTVAHVLVVAFTVQAVYTFFDGANFGALPVLVGRARVAQANSAVWTASSLIELFVPPLTGLTLAVLDPASLLTLDALSFAASAFAVRGIVRAMSESREGQPPLRPRVVLTDIGDGLRYLIQHAGVRTMTIVGSIQSFAGGGFMALIVVWCDRVLDIGTSGLRFGLVWGTWGIGGLIAALSLPRLLKRMPPAAITLYALPVSALLGVLTPLSPQWVVAALATLVWGSAYVLVIVNAISYRQQVTPEKLLGRVNTAGRMLSWGVGWTLGSVLGGVLGNAYGPRTGMVLMGLFGCVGVVFAWTSPLRRIAAGHDNQAV; from the coding sequence ATGACGACAGTGATGCCCGACCGGCTGCGCGACGACCCGGACTTCCGGCGGTACTGGACCGCCCGTGCGCTGTCGATCACCGGCTCGATGGTCACGGCGATCGCGCTGCCGGTGCTTGTCTACCGGCTGAGCGGTTCGACCGTGCTGACCGCAGTGGTGACAGCGCTCGAGTCAGCGCCGTACCTGCTGGCCGGACTGTTCGCGGGTGCACTCGCGGACCGCTGGAACAGACGTCGAACGATGGTGACGGCCGACTGCGTCAATGCTGTGCTGGTCGGGTCTGTGCCGGTCGCGCATCTGCTCGGTGTGCTGACCGTCGCTCACGTACTGGTGGTCGCGTTCACCGTGCAGGCCGTCTACACGTTCTTCGACGGCGCGAACTTCGGCGCACTGCCCGTCCTGGTCGGTCGAGCGCGGGTGGCGCAGGCCAACTCCGCTGTCTGGACTGCTTCGAGCCTGATCGAGCTGTTCGTACCGCCACTGACCGGTCTGACGCTCGCCGTACTCGATCCGGCCAGTCTGCTCACCCTGGACGCACTCAGCTTCGCAGCGTCCGCGTTCGCCGTCCGCGGGATCGTGCGAGCGATGTCCGAGTCCCGTGAGGGACAGCCGCCGCTCCGGCCGCGGGTAGTACTGACCGACATCGGTGACGGCCTGCGCTACCTGATCCAGCACGCCGGCGTACGGACGATGACGATCGTCGGCAGCATCCAGTCGTTCGCCGGCGGTGGATTCATGGCGCTGATCGTGGTCTGGTGCGACCGCGTCCTCGACATCGGTACGTCGGGACTCCGGTTCGGACTGGTCTGGGGGACCTGGGGGATCGGCGGACTGATCGCCGCACTCAGTCTGCCCAGGCTGCTGAAGCGGATGCCGCCCGCGGCGATCACTCTGTACGCACTGCCGGTCTCGGCGCTCCTGGGCGTGCTCACACCGCTGTCTCCCCAGTGGGTCGTCGCTGCGCTCGCAACGCTCGTGTGGGGTTCGGCGTACGTGCTGGTGATCGTCAACGCGATCTCGTACCGCCAGCAGGTGACTCCGGAGAAGCTGCTCGGCCGGGTCAACACAGCGGGCCGGATGCTGTCCTGGGGCGTCGGGTGGACGCTGGGCTCGGTGCTCGGCGGAGTGCTTGGCAACGCCTACGGACCGCGGACCGGGATGGTGCTGATGGGGCTCTTCGGGTGTGTCGGAGTCGTGTTCGCCTGGACCTCACCGTTGCGCCGGATCGCGGCCGGTCACGACAACCAGGCGGTCTGA
- a CDS encoding NUDIX domain-containing protein: MLLATFRSPELSPGGRLVERTAVRGVLFRRPELLLLASRHGDYKFPGGGVELGESFEVALRREFREECGYDAVVVGPELVSTREEVPAIETEYDVFGMTSYYFECSGGTLVGGQQLEGYEAELELTPQWVTIDAALAANRRVMDSGVGVMRWLVRETAVLEWLSARTR; the protein is encoded by the coding sequence ATGCTGCTCGCGACCTTTCGTTCACCGGAGCTCTCACCCGGTGGACGGTTGGTCGAGCGCACCGCGGTCCGTGGGGTGCTGTTCCGCAGGCCCGAGCTGTTGCTGCTTGCGTCCCGCCACGGCGACTACAAGTTCCCTGGCGGCGGTGTCGAGCTTGGCGAGTCTTTCGAGGTCGCGCTCCGACGTGAGTTCCGCGAGGAGTGCGGGTACGACGCGGTTGTCGTCGGCCCGGAGCTGGTGTCGACCCGCGAGGAGGTGCCGGCGATCGAGACGGAGTACGACGTGTTCGGCATGACGTCGTACTACTTCGAGTGCTCAGGCGGGACGCTGGTTGGCGGCCAGCAACTGGAGGGCTATGAGGCCGAGCTGGAACTCACGCCGCAGTGGGTGACCATCGACGCGGCGCTCGCGGCTAACCGCAGAGTCATGGATAGCGGTGTCGGCGTAATGCGCTGGCTGGTGCGGGAGACCGCAGTACTGGAGTGGCTCAGCGCACGTACTCGCTGA
- a CDS encoding M14 family zinc carboxypeptidase, whose protein sequence is MRRLVALLCTLAATVVSSTAYSSPGVTYYGGYHTVVGHEQHNAAVASAHPDLVKLYDIGDSWLKVKGQGGHDIQALCITKPAPGDCALNSTGKKPKFVLHAQIHARELATGEIAYQWIDLLVSSYGVDPEITELLDTRELWVVPIANPDGVDVVASNPARPLLQRKNVDDSAGDCQAGYPGVDLNRNSSFQWDANQGDPCTEMYPGAKAASEPETVAIQGFLAKIFPDTKGAVDAPAAASTTGVFVTLHSYGNDILASWGYTRTAAPDQAALVALGNKMGGFTGYPVFTGDGGVGYLTPGSTSDWLYGTRGVPSYTFEIGPRTGWCAGFLPPYSCIASTFWPLLKPALVYAAKAAATPYGQLP, encoded by the coding sequence GTGCGAAGGCTCGTGGCTCTTCTGTGCACCCTTGCCGCCACGGTCGTGTCCTCGACGGCCTATTCGTCGCCGGGTGTGACGTACTACGGCGGGTACCACACCGTCGTCGGCCACGAGCAACACAACGCCGCCGTCGCGTCAGCGCACCCTGACCTCGTGAAGCTCTACGACATCGGCGACTCCTGGCTGAAGGTGAAAGGACAGGGCGGGCACGACATCCAGGCGTTGTGCATCACGAAGCCGGCGCCCGGCGATTGCGCCTTGAACAGCACCGGGAAGAAGCCCAAGTTCGTCCTGCACGCCCAGATCCACGCGCGTGAGCTCGCGACCGGCGAGATCGCGTACCAGTGGATCGACCTGCTCGTCTCGTCGTACGGCGTCGATCCCGAGATCACCGAGCTGCTCGACACCCGCGAGCTGTGGGTCGTGCCGATCGCGAACCCGGACGGTGTCGACGTCGTCGCGTCGAACCCGGCGCGCCCGCTGCTGCAACGGAAGAACGTCGACGACAGCGCCGGGGACTGCCAGGCGGGCTACCCCGGAGTCGACCTGAACCGGAACTCGTCGTTCCAGTGGGACGCGAACCAAGGCGATCCGTGCACGGAGATGTACCCGGGTGCGAAGGCGGCGTCCGAGCCGGAGACCGTGGCGATCCAGGGGTTTCTGGCCAAGATCTTCCCCGACACCAAGGGCGCTGTGGACGCGCCGGCCGCCGCGAGCACGACCGGCGTTTTCGTGACGCTGCACAGCTACGGGAACGACATCCTGGCGTCGTGGGGTTACACGAGGACGGCCGCGCCGGACCAGGCCGCGTTGGTGGCCCTGGGCAACAAGATGGGCGGGTTCACGGGGTATCCGGTGTTCACCGGGGACGGCGGGGTCGGGTACCTGACACCGGGTTCGACCAGCGACTGGTTGTACGGGACGCGCGGCGTGCCGTCGTACACGTTCGAGATCGGGCCGCGGACCGGCTGGTGCGCCGGTTTCCTGCCGCCGTACTCGTGTATTGCCTCGACGTTCTGGCCGTTGCTGAAACCAGCGTTGGTTTATGCCGCGAAGGCCGCCGCGACGCCGTACGGGCAATTGCCGTGA
- a CDS encoding VOC family protein encodes MNLRFDHLGLLTDTREKNQDLADFFAGILGLEISGTASEGYAEVKAGAMTIALHTGAMIDDFGPLGGTLLQFSSDDVRADIEEIRRRGGNVVLEPTDTDWGTTSAYVAGPHGVLVELYKFTS; translated from the coding sequence ATGAACCTCCGCTTCGACCACCTCGGCCTGCTCACCGACACCCGCGAGAAGAACCAGGACCTGGCCGACTTCTTCGCCGGCATCCTCGGCCTGGAGATCTCCGGCACCGCGAGCGAGGGGTACGCCGAGGTGAAGGCCGGCGCGATGACGATCGCGCTGCACACCGGCGCGATGATCGACGACTTCGGCCCCCTCGGCGGCACCCTGCTCCAGTTCAGCAGCGACGACGTCCGCGCGGACATCGAAGAGATCCGCCGCCGAGGCGGCAACGTGGTCCTCGAGCCGACCGACACCGACTGGGGCACGACGTCGGCCTACGTCGCCGGCCCCCACGGCGTCCTGGTCGAGCTCTACAAATTCACCAGCTAG
- a CDS encoding MerR family transcriptional regulator: MRISDLAAEAGVTVKAVRYYESQGLLKPRREANGYRTYDADDVVVVREVKALLSLGLTAEQTYPFIECLRAGNERADVCPASLTAYRTRIADVDRRIAELTDLRARLTDLLTDAESWRMKQL; the protein is encoded by the coding sequence ATGCGGATCAGCGATCTGGCGGCCGAGGCCGGTGTGACGGTCAAGGCGGTGCGGTACTACGAGTCGCAGGGGCTGCTCAAACCGCGGCGCGAGGCGAACGGGTACCGCACGTACGACGCGGACGACGTGGTCGTGGTGCGTGAGGTGAAGGCGCTGCTCAGTCTCGGGCTGACCGCCGAGCAGACGTACCCGTTCATCGAGTGCCTGCGCGCCGGCAACGAGCGCGCGGACGTCTGCCCGGCGTCGTTGACCGCGTACCGGACCCGGATCGCGGACGTCGACCGGCGGATCGCGGAGCTGACCGATCTGCGGGCCCGGCTGACCGACCTCCTGACCGATGCCGAGAGCTGGAGGATGAAACAACTATGA
- a CDS encoding nucleosidase: protein MTDYLVVSAVAGEARYVPDGIPVVITGVGKTAAAVAVSRALAERETANLVVLNVGTTGALRDGLSGLFLPSLVINHDVNADAIRAIGLDPQDELVVEGGDGTVLASGDVFVTDPLVRQRLAERAHLVDMEAYGVVYACREYGVPVRVVKHVSDSADEAALDWPALVDASAKVLGEWVSEYVR, encoded by the coding sequence GTGACCGACTACCTGGTGGTGAGTGCTGTCGCCGGGGAGGCTCGGTATGTTCCCGACGGGATTCCGGTGGTGATTACCGGGGTCGGGAAGACTGCTGCGGCGGTCGCGGTCAGTCGGGCGTTGGCGGAGCGGGAGACCGCGAATCTTGTCGTACTCAACGTGGGGACGACCGGGGCGTTGCGGGACGGGTTGTCCGGGTTGTTCCTGCCGAGTCTGGTGATCAATCACGATGTGAACGCGGATGCGATTCGGGCGATCGGGTTGGATCCGCAGGACGAGTTGGTGGTTGAGGGTGGGGACGGGACGGTGCTCGCGTCGGGAGATGTCTTCGTGACGGATCCGCTGGTGCGACAGCGGTTGGCGGAGCGGGCGCATCTGGTCGACATGGAGGCGTACGGCGTCGTGTACGCGTGCCGCGAGTACGGCGTACCTGTGCGTGTCGTGAAGCACGTTTCGGACTCGGCCGACGAAGCAGCGCTGGACTGGCCGGCGCTGGTGGATGCCAGTGCGAAGGTGCTGGGGGAGTGGGTCAGCGAGTACGTGCGCTGA
- a CDS encoding CopG family transcriptional regulator, whose amino-acid sequence MADGDGKKVQFNVYLPPGLVRRVKHKAIDEGASLSSLVEQALAEYLDKHGEARG is encoded by the coding sequence ATGGCAGATGGCGATGGCAAGAAGGTGCAGTTCAACGTGTATCTGCCGCCCGGGTTGGTGCGGCGGGTGAAGCACAAGGCGATCGACGAGGGCGCGAGTCTGTCGTCGCTGGTCGAGCAGGCGCTGGCGGAGTACCTGGACAAGCATGGGGAGGCGCGGGGATGA
- a CDS encoding thiamine pyrophosphate-binding protein, which produces MNVADAVGRALAAAGVRQVFGVVGSGNFHLTNAMVAGGAPFVAARHEGGAATMADAYSRMSGTVAAVTVHQGCGLTNAMTGITEAAKSRTPMVVVAAEVLEPRSNFYVDQEALARAVGAVPARITSAETAVTEAQAAVATAMEERRTVLLNVPLPVQTLEVPSPVTAQRLLRDAVVPDDAETGALVELLQRAERPVFVAGRGSRGHRLVLEALAERCGALLATSAVAHGLFHGNPWSLGISGGFASPRTAELIRAADLIVGWGCALNMWTMRHGQLIGPDATVVQVDDDPSALGAHREIHLGVTGDVGLTATRALDAFGERRTGYRTTELGSVRRRDVEYDDTSTAERIDPRTLSIALDDLLPAERVVAVDSGNFMGYPSAYLDVPDENGLCFTQAFQSIGLGLATAIGAALAQPDRLPVAALGDGGALMSAAELDTVRRLGLPMLVVVYNDEAYGAEVHHFAPGGHALDTVTFPSTDIAAIARGYGFEAATVRTVGDLVAVEDWLNGPRPAPMLVDAKVADQPSWWLEEAFRGH; this is translated from the coding sequence ATGAACGTCGCGGATGCCGTCGGCCGGGCATTGGCTGCCGCGGGCGTCCGCCAGGTGTTCGGCGTGGTCGGGTCGGGCAACTTCCACCTGACGAACGCGATGGTGGCCGGTGGCGCGCCGTTCGTCGCCGCGCGGCACGAGGGCGGCGCGGCGACGATGGCCGATGCGTACTCGCGGATGAGCGGGACTGTCGCGGCGGTCACGGTCCACCAGGGCTGCGGTCTCACGAACGCGATGACCGGGATCACCGAGGCCGCGAAGAGCCGTACGCCGATGGTCGTGGTCGCCGCCGAGGTCCTCGAGCCGCGGTCGAACTTCTACGTCGATCAGGAAGCGCTGGCCCGTGCCGTGGGCGCGGTACCGGCGCGGATCACGTCGGCGGAGACTGCGGTGACGGAGGCGCAGGCCGCCGTGGCAACCGCCATGGAAGAACGGCGGACAGTGCTGCTGAATGTCCCGCTACCCGTGCAAACGCTGGAGGTCCCATCGCCTGTCACCGCGCAGCGGCTGTTACGGGATGCGGTTGTGCCGGATGACGCTGAAACCGGCGCTTTGGTCGAGCTGTTGCAGCGTGCGGAGCGGCCCGTCTTCGTCGCCGGCCGTGGGTCACGTGGACACCGGCTGGTGCTCGAGGCGTTGGCAGAAAGATGCGGCGCCCTCCTCGCGACCTCCGCCGTCGCGCACGGTCTGTTCCACGGCAACCCGTGGTCGCTGGGGATCTCGGGCGGCTTCGCGTCACCGCGTACCGCGGAGCTGATCCGCGCCGCCGACCTGATCGTGGGCTGGGGCTGTGCGCTGAACATGTGGACGATGCGCCACGGCCAGCTGATCGGGCCCGACGCCACCGTCGTGCAGGTCGACGACGACCCGTCGGCACTCGGCGCCCATCGCGAGATCCACCTCGGCGTCACCGGCGACGTCGGGCTCACCGCGACGCGGGCGCTGGACGCATTCGGCGAAAGGCGCACTGGCTATCGCACCACCGAGTTGGGAAGTGTGCGCCGGCGCGACGTCGAGTACGACGACACGAGTACGGCGGAGCGGATCGACCCACGGACGCTGAGCATCGCGCTGGACGACCTCCTACCGGCCGAACGCGTGGTCGCCGTCGACTCCGGCAACTTCATGGGCTACCCGAGCGCATACCTGGATGTCCCGGACGAGAACGGTCTCTGCTTCACCCAGGCGTTCCAGTCGATAGGCCTCGGCCTCGCCACCGCGATCGGTGCGGCGCTGGCCCAGCCGGACCGACTGCCCGTCGCCGCGCTGGGCGATGGCGGCGCGCTGATGAGCGCCGCCGAGCTGGACACAGTCCGACGGCTCGGTCTGCCGATGCTGGTGGTCGTCTACAACGACGAGGCCTACGGTGCCGAGGTGCACCACTTCGCTCCGGGTGGGCACGCCTTGGACACGGTGACGTTCCCGTCGACCGACATCGCCGCCATCGCCCGGGGATACGGCTTCGAGGCCGCGACCGTCCGTACAGTCGGCGACCTGGTGGCGGTCGAGGACTGGCTGAACGGACCGCGACCGGCGCCGATGCTCGTGGACGCGAAGGTGGCGGACCAGCCATCGTGGTGGCTCGAGGAGGCGTTCCGCGGCCACTGA